From a region of the Rhipicephalus microplus isolate Deutch F79 chromosome X, USDA_Rmic, whole genome shotgun sequence genome:
- the LOC142775701 gene encoding uncharacterized protein LOC142775701 isoform X3, with protein MLLCSSCTVLSKAQGGIARGRLGANHASIAMDPADPTWHPAATKRGSAGGATAEARDVICQKAGCDQAEALNFIKRWLPGSGDRCGGRKRRFRETFVVEQPDDPHSQSADYRLLAAAGFLPSHSSQGLDSTTVTVSPTQPDLQ; from the exons atgctactttgctctagctgtacagtgctctccaaggctcaaggaggcatcgcacggggaaggctcggagcaaaccatgc ctctattgctatggatcctgcggatccaacttggcatccggcagcaacaaagagaggttctgcaggaggtgcgacagctgaagcacgag atgtcatctgccaaaaagcagggtgcgaccaggcggaggccctcaactttattaagaggtggctgccagggtctggtgatcgctgtgggggcaggaagcggcgcttcagagaaacatttgttgtggagcagcccgatgatccccactctcagagtgcagattatcggctgctcgcggcagctggcttcctgcccagccacagcagccagggccttgacagcaccactgtcactgtgtccccaacgcaacctgacctgcagtag
- the LOC142775701 gene encoding uncharacterized protein LOC142775701 isoform X2 produces the protein MPLLLWILRIQLGIRQQQREVLQEVRQLKHECKHLLQIGGRGLREIGVNAMKAVLAHDVQVLYSLHGRKGKRAFVNLRLCRLVTDVICQKAGCDQAEALNFIKRWLPGSGDRCGGRKRRFRETFVVEQPDDPHSQSADYRLLAAAGFLPSHSSQGLDSTTVTVSPTQPDLQ, from the exons atgc ctctattgctatggatcctgcggatccaacttggcatccggcagcaacaaagagaggttctgcaggaggtgcgacagctgaagcacgag tgcaagcacctcctgcagattgggggacgtggcctccgagaaattggtgtgaatgccatgaaggctgtattggcacatgacgtgcaagtgctgtacagccttcatggcagaaaagggaaaagggcctttgtgaacctgaggctctgtagattagtgacag atgtcatctgccaaaaagcagggtgcgaccaggcggaggccctcaactttattaagaggtggctgccagggtctggtgatcgctgtgggggcaggaagcggcgcttcagagaaacatttgttgtggagcagcccgatgatccccactctcagagtgcagattatcggctgctcgcggcagctggcttcctgcccagccacagcagccagggccttgacagcaccactgtcactgtgtccccaacgcaacctgacctgcagtag
- the LOC142775701 gene encoding uncharacterized protein LOC142775701 isoform X1 has translation MMPKNSSCYFQCPLADFYHENISMCCCVYPIYASCIFLQCKHLLQIGGRGLREIGVNAMKAVLAHDVQVLYSLHGRKGKRAFVNLRLCRLVTDVICQKAGCDQAEALNFIKRWLPGSGDRCGGRKRRFRETFVVEQPDDPHSQSADYRLLAAAGFLPSHSSQGLDSTTVTVSPTQPDLQ, from the exons atgatgcccaaaaattcaagttgttattttcagtgtcctcttgcagatttttatcatgaaaacatttcgatgtgctgttgcgtttaccccatctatgcttcttgcatttttttacagtgcaagcacctcctgcagattgggggacgtggcctccgagaaattggtgtgaatgccatgaaggctgtattggcacatgacgtgcaagtgctgtacagccttcatggcagaaaagggaaaagggcctttgtgaacctgaggctctgtagattagtgacag atgtcatctgccaaaaagcagggtgcgaccaggcggaggccctcaactttattaagaggtggctgccagggtctggtgatcgctgtgggggcaggaagcggcgcttcagagaaacatttgttgtggagcagcccgatgatccccactctcagagtgcagattatcggctgctcgcggcagctggcttcctgcccagccacagcagccagggccttgacagcaccactgtcactgtgtccccaacgcaacctgacctgcagtag